Proteins encoded in a region of the Diadema setosum chromosome 7, eeDiaSeto1, whole genome shotgun sequence genome:
- the LOC140230768 gene encoding uncharacterized protein — protein MASSTNDKARLMIWSTPRSISTAFARSMSARGDTEVFWEPYLACYSFGPDRKIHWGDHIPGMLNDKYTYSYIDTILNADYPNSKVLFVKGMVEGIRGSFDVVDAKFKHSFLVRHPEKMFRSLERLATAIPGAEPDFINGFKNIYHDLEDFYNHVQTKFGQPSPPIIDADDLVTHPETILPKYCEAMGIEFTPKMLEWDSVDPSELNWHCTDVGDIANEVLKNTVIFSNAMQSQGFGKAPDPTKSAKPSPTVAEYAEFAMPVYQRFYDLRIKP, from the exons ATGGCATCATCAACCAACGACAAAGCTCGCCTCATGATCTGGAGCACGCCACGCTCGATCTCGACCGCGTTCGCGAGATCGATGTCGGCTCGAGGAGACACGGAAGTCTTCTGGGAGCCCTACCTTGCCTGCTACTCCTTTGGTCCAGACAGAAAGATACACTGGGGAGACCATATTccag GTATGCTGAATGACAAGTATACGTATAGCTACATCGACACGATTCTGAATGCTGATTACCCAAACTCCAAGGTGCTATTCGTTAAGGGGATGGTGGAAGGTATTCGTGGTAGCTTCGACGTCGTCGACGCCAAGTTTAAGCATTCATTTTTGGTGCGCCATCCCGAAAAGATGTTTCGTTCCCTCGAGCGACTGGCAACAGCAATTCCCGGTGCGGAGCCAGATTTCATAAACGGTTTCAAGAACATCTACCACGACCTCGAAGACTTCTACAACCACGTCCAGACGAAATTCGGCCAGCCCTCGCCTCCCATTATTGACGCGGATGATCTCGTCACCCACCCAGAGACCATCTTACCGAAGTACTGTGAGGCAATGGGGATCGAGTTTACACCCAAAATGCTCGAGTGGGACAGCGTAGACCCGAGCGAACTCAACTGGCATTGTACAGACGTAGGAGATATCGCCAATGAGGTGTTGAAGAATACCGTGATCTTTTCCAACGCCATGCAGAGCCAGGGTTTCGGGAAAGCCCCCGATCCCACGAAATCCGCAAAGCCGTCGCCCACTGTTGCAGAGTATGCCGAGTTCGCCATGCCCGTCTATCAGAGATTTTATGATCTCCGCATTAAACCATGA
- the LOC140230767 gene encoding armadillo repeat-containing protein 6-like codes for MASKQITQETFDAVVKENMEEFEMSSEEAVQDAVQQFESQGVNLANIIKDIHIGNDESGAPGKHPILLAVDGLAEGIKAISSGGDAQETKAAIMPHLDTFKVECDKDLAHRLQAAGNQAYPTLLLLVQCRLAEADLDFQCRVLDCLCSLLNGQPDLMTSDGMDFVLGVLQRAVEAEEGNSQSQRLQLAVRAVRLACVKHETNRQTFVKRNLIGTLIKVLSENKDSVKVVKEVDATFRTLVVDDDIRVPFGKAHDHAKMIVEEGALKLLLEVMQTCMHDQGVVGDLCATLARLSVRNEFCQEIVNLGGLKAVLAVLGDDQASQLVVKQLLALVKAIAGNDEVKTAIVNAGGIPTILGAISRFIRQPQVCEAGCGAVAAIVLRKPANCTAVMEAEGAKLLVQVLGIHGEEAGVQKQACMAVRNLVARTRQYSEAFIQLGIEPLLRGAQRLCPDEAKAALRDLDLKVELRELWKGEKTPLTH; via the exons ATGGCTTCTAAACAGATCACCCAGGAAACGTTTGATGCAGTCGTGAAGGAGAACATGGAGGAGTTTGAGATGAGTAGCGAGGAGGCAGTTCAAGATGCAGTTCAACAGTTTGAATCACAGGGTGTGAATCTGGCAAATATCATCAAGGACATTCATATTG GTAATGATGAGTCTGGAGCACCAGGCAAGCATCCAATCCTCCTTGCTGTGGATGGTTTGGCGGAAGGCATAAAAGCCATCTCATCTGGCGGAGATGCACAGGAGACCAAAGCTGCTATTATGCCCCACCTGGACACATTCAAAGTTGAATGTGACAAGGACCTGGCTCACAGACTTCAAGCTGCGGGCAATCAGGCCTACCCGACACTGCTGCTCCTTGTGCAGTGTCGACTAGCTGAGGCAGACCTGGACTTCCAGTGCCGAGTCCTGGACTGTCTATGTTCCCTCCTGAACGGACAGCCCGACCTGATGACGTCGGACGGAATGGACTTCGTGTTGGGGGTTTTGCAAAGAGCTGTAGAGGCAGAGGAGGGAAATTCACAATCGCAAAGATTGCAGCTGGCTGTACGGGCAGTGAGGCTGGCGTGTGTGAAGCACGAGACAAATCGGCAGACGTTCGTGAAGAGGAACCTGATTGGAACACTCATCAAGGTACTGAGTGAAAACAAGGACAGCGTGAAGGTGGTTAAAGAGGTGGACGCCACATTCAGGACTCTTGTGGTAGACGACGACATCAGGGTGCCGTTCGGGAAGGCACACGATCACGCCAAGATGATTGTGGAGGAGGGTGCCCTCAAACTTCTTTTAGAAGTGATGCAGA CATGTATGCACGATCAGGGAGTGGTGGGTGACCTTTGTGCCACGTTGGCCCGCCTGTCAGTCAGGAACGAGTTCTGCCAGGAAATTGTCAATCTGGGTGGTCTCAAGGCGGTCCTGGCTGTTCTAGGTGATGACCAAGCCAGTCAG CTTGTAGTGAAGCAGCTGCTAGCTTTGGTCAAGGCCATTGCTGGGAATGATGAGGTCAAGACTGCCATTGTCAATGCTGGGGGAATCCCCACCATTCTGGGTGCAATCTCCAGGTTCATCCGACAACCACAG GTCTGCGAGGCAGGGTGTGGTGCAGTAGCCGCCATCGTGCTGCGAAAGCCAGCAAACTGCACTGCCGTGATGGAGGCAGAGGGCGCCAAACTTCTCGTCCAGGTCCTTGGGATTCATGGGGAAGAGGCCGGTGTGCAG AAGCAAGCCTGCATGGCAGTGCGAAACCTCGTGGCTAGGACACGCCAGTACAGTGAGGCATTCATCCAGCTGGGGATTGAACCACTCCTCAGGGGGGCCCAGAGGCTGTGCCCAGACGAAGCCAAGGCCGCTCTGCGAGACCTAGACCTGAAGGTAGAACTGCGGGAACTCTGGAAAGGGGAAAAGACTCCTTTGACACATTAA